One stretch of Cololabis saira isolate AMF1-May2022 chromosome 15, fColSai1.1, whole genome shotgun sequence DNA includes these proteins:
- the LOC133461401 gene encoding collagen alpha-1(I) chain-like produces MSERPPAPSLRALHPPACAGWRESLNPPPSSGGGRRVGYPEEADGSSETGGLPEEGDPRDQLDRLLPLEGDGGREPRRGYAGSQPRTREALPAPRWSGGAAPQRRARRTEEPPDREPAVKPGAAGALRCQAAVANRSGGGSVGAGSQRDARGRGGARGADTGGWRKPGGVTEKPAFLSRKPAKVTLKYFPSTLKYFQRRTRRARAGQGDLGPGPTAPGDPGPGPRGPSSNTQPAKHCTETGQDRVQVPVRGPSSNTQPAKHCTETGQDRVQVPVRGPSSNTQPAKHCTETGQDRVQVPVRDPGSHTQPAKHCTEPGQDRVQVPHPPNTALNPARTGDSSRYGWYLGFPITCGTSRDPQFSHQHPPNTALIPARTGDSSRYGDMCSPGPPGSPVLSQTARQTLHRSRPGPGTAPATGTWALQDLQAERFSRRQPAKHCTDPGQARGQLPLRGLGLSRTSRQPGSLADSPPNTAPIPARPGDSSRYGDLGSPGPPGSPVLSQTARQTLHRSRPGPGTAPATGTWALQDLQAARFSRRQPAKHCTDPGQARGQLPLRGLGLSRTSRQSGSLADSPPNTAPIPARPGDSSRYGDLGSPGPPGSPPTELSMVLAELRTLLTPLQGSDGALHAQAQAQGRLHSPWNTPDPGLRPGDTPSGPETPANTRRTGRARGPALKHPSDRPRQSVRAQPACLEGHAPGVPPQSNSPPATVLGAGRARQRGRALDARSESPLGARLPASPVPD; encoded by the exons ATGTCGGAGCGGCCGCCCGCTCCGAGTCTCCGGGCGCTCCACCCTCCCGCGTGCGCGGGGTGGCGGGAGTCATTGAACCCCCCTCCGTCCTCCGGGGGAGGACGGAGAGTTGGGTACCCGGAGGAGGCCGACGGGAGTTCCGAGACGGGGGGTCTCCCAGAGGAGGGAGACCCCCGCGACCAGTTGGACCGCCTTCTCCCCCTGGAGGGAGACGGCGGGAGGGAGCCTCGGAGGGGATACGCCGGGAGCCAGCCGCGGACG AGGGAGGCGCTGCCGGCCCCCCGGTGGTCGGGGGGAgcagcgccgcagaggcgggcccgaaGGACGGAGGAGCCGCCCGACCGCGAGCCGGCCGTGAAGCCGGGAGCGGCGGGGGCCCTCCGATGTCAGGCCGCGGTTGCCAATCGGTCTGGAGGTGGTTCGGTGGGTGCGGGGTCGCAGCGGGACGCCCGGGGCCGAGGGGGAGCCCGGGGAGCGGACACAGGCGGCTGGAGGAAGCCTGGAGGCGTCACAGAAAAACCGGCGTTTCTGTCTCGAAAGCCggccaaagt CACTCTGAAATACTTCCCCAGCACTCTGAAATATTTCCAACGCCGGACACGGAGAGCCAGGGCCGGGCAGGGGGACCTGGGACCCGGCCCCACGGCCCCAGGAGACCCGGGACCCGGACCCAG GGGCCCCAGTTCTAACACCcagcccgccaaacactgcactgaaacCGGCCaggaccgggtccaggtcccggtACG GGGCCCCAGTTCTAACACCcagcccgccaaacactgcactgaaacCGGCCaggaccgggtccaggtcccggtACG GGGCCCCAGTTCTAACACCcagcccgccaaacactgcactgaaacCGGCCaggaccgggtccaggtcccggtACG GGACCCCGGTTCTCACACCcagcccgccaaacactgcactgaaccGGGCCaggaccgggtccaggtcccg cacccgccaaacactgcactgaaccCGGCCAGGACCGGGGACAGCTCCCGGTACGGTTGGTACTTGGGCTTTCCCATCACCTGcgggacctccagggacccccaGTTCTCTCACCAGCACCCGCCAAACACCGCACTGATCCCGGCCAGGACCGGGGACAGCTCCCGCTACGGGGAcatgtgctctccaggacctccaggcaGCCCGGTTCTCTCGCAGAcagcccgccaaacactgcaccgATCCCGGCCAGGCCCGGGGACAGCTCCCGCTACGGGGACTTgggctctccaggacctccaggcaGAGCGGTTCTCTCGCAGAcagcccgccaaacactgcaccgATCCCGGCCAGGCCCGGGGACAGCTCCCGCTACGGGGACTTgggctctccaggacctccaggcaGCCCGGTTCTCTCGCAGAcagcccgccaaacactgcaccgATCCCGGCCAGGCCCGGGGACAGCTCCCGCTACGGGGACTTgggctctccaggacctccaggcaGCCCGGTTCTCTCGCAGAcagcccgccaaacactgcaccgATCCCGGCCAGGCCCGGGGACAGCTCCCGCTACGGGGACTTgggctctccaggacctccaggcaGCCCGGTTCTCTCGCAGAcagcccgccaaacactgcaccgATCCCGGCCAGGCCCGGGGACAGCTCCCGCTACGGGGACTTgggctctccaggacctccaggcaGAGCGGTTCTCTCGCAGAcagcccgccaaacactgcaccgATCCCGGCCAGGCCCGGGGACAGCTCCCGCTACGGGGACTTgggctctccaggacctccaggcaGCCCA CCcacggagctctccatggttctggcGGAGCTCCGCACGCTTCTGACgcctctccagggctctgatgGAGCTCTGCATGCCCAGGCCCAGGCCCAGGGCCGCCTGCACTCCCCCTGGAACACCCCGGACCCCGGCCTCCGGCCCGGGGACACCCCCTCCGGCCCGGAGACCCCCGCCAACACCCGGCGCACCGGCCGAGCCCGGGGACCCGCACTTAAGCACCCCTCCGACCGGCCTCGGCAGAGTGTTAGAGCCCAGCCCGCGTGCCTGGAGGGCCACGCCCCTG GTGTACCGCCCCAGTCAAACTCCCCACCTGCCACTGTCCTCGGAGCGGGTCGCGCCCGGCAGCGAGGCCGGGCGCTTGACGCCAGAAGCGAGAGCCCGCTGGGGGCTCGCCTCCCCGCCTCACCGG TGCCAGACTAG